One Oncorhynchus masou masou isolate Uvic2021 unplaced genomic scaffold, UVic_Omas_1.1 unplaced_scaffold_2131, whole genome shotgun sequence genomic region harbors:
- the LOC135532953 gene encoding transforming acidic coiled-coil-containing protein 1-like isoform X1, whose protein sequence is MHVLLHHNPTESSPGPHSLLQSQVVAVISFSQAGLVNYIIYLTSIQRKRERNSCKVKKLDNQTPLQNTCRQEIDHGEGHATDEEKLASTAGVRADRDHNETELGVSDRSEESDCCSMYEDTCQLKNAKLGGSDTEKKTGSEVLDSICISEAEKMTVLTLIRGEIITKEMEANDWRRKYEDSRQEVMEMRKIVAEYEKTIAQMIEDEQRNTMSSQKSLQAVSMEKESALTDLNSVERSLSDMFRRYENMKSTLDGFKKNEEVLKKCAQEYLARVKQEEQRYQTLKLHAEEKLDKANEDIAQVRSKASSESVALTASLRKEQMRVESLEKALQQKTEEIEELTKICDELIAKMGRTD, encoded by the exons atGCATGTTCTCCTACACCACAATCCTACAGAGAGCAGCCCTGGTCCGCACTCTCTACTGCAGTCTCAGGTTGTCGCAGTCATCAGCTTCTCCCAGGCGGGGCTAGTCAATTACATCATCTACCTGACCTCAAtacaaagaaaaagagagag GAACTCCTGTAAAGTGAAGAAGCTGGACAACCAGACTCCATTACAGAACACCTGCAGACAG gagaTTGACCACGGCGAGGGCCACGCCACAGATGAGGAGAAGCTAGCCAGCACAGCAGgagtcagagcagacagagaTCACAATG AGACAGAACTGGGTGTGTCAGACAGATCAGAGGAGTCAGACTGCTGTTCTATG tatgaggacacctgcCAGCTGAAGAACGCCAAGCTGGGAGGAAGTGACACGGAGAAGAAGACAGGAAGTGAGGTTCTAGACTCAATTTGCATCAGCGAGGCAGAGAAGATGACTGTTCTCACCCTCATCAGAGGGGAG ATCATCACTAAGGAGATGGAGGCCAATGACTGGAGGAGGAAGTATGAGGACAGCAGACAGGAAGTCATGGAGATGAG AAAGATAGTGGCAGAGTATGAGAAGACCATCGCCCAGATGATTG aggaCGAACAGCGCAACACCATGAGCTCCCAGAAGTCTTTGCAGGCTGTAAGCATGGAGAAGGAGTCGGCACTAACAGACCTGAACTCAGTAGAGCGCTCGCTGTCCGATATGTTCCGCCGCTACGAGAACATGAAGAGCACCCTGGACGGCTTTAAGAAG AATGAGGAGGTGTTGAAGAAGTGTGCTCAGGAGTATCTGGCCAGAGTCaagcaggaggagcagagataCCAGACACTCAAACTCCACGCCGAGGAGAAACTAGACAA GGCTAATGAGGACATAGCCCAGGTACGCAGCAAGGCCAGCTCTGAGAGTGTTGCTCTGACCGCCAGCCTGAGGAAGGAGCAGATGAGGGTAGAGTCTCTGGAGAAAGCTCTGCAGCAAAAG ACCGAGGAGATCGAGGAGCTCACCAAGATCTGTGATGAGCTCATAGCAAAGATGGGcagaacagactga
- the LOC135532953 gene encoding transforming acidic coiled-coil-containing protein 1-like isoform X3, with the protein MTSDPNGNINSHPNSLTPEMDRPEDSDRQSPRKSTGITNSCKVKKLDNQTPLQNTCRQEIDHGEGHATDEEKLASTAGVRADRDHNETELGVSDRSEESDCCSMYEDTCQLKNAKLGGSDTEKKTGSEVLDSICISEAEKMTVLTLIRGEIITKEMEANDWRRKYEDSRQEVMEMRKIVAEYEKTIAQMIEDEQRNTMSSQKSLQAVSMEKESALTDLNSVERSLSDMFRRYENMKSTLDGFKKNEEVLKKCAQEYLARVKQEEQRYQTLKLHAEEKLDKANEDIAQVRSKASSESVALTASLRKEQMRVESLEKALQQKTEEIEELTKICDELIAKMGRTD; encoded by the exons ATGACCTCTGACCCCAATGGCAACATCAACTCTCACCCCAACAGCCTGACTCCTGAAATGGACAGACCAGAggactcagacagacagtcacctaGGAAGAGCACAGGCATCAC GAACTCCTGTAAAGTGAAGAAGCTGGACAACCAGACTCCATTACAGAACACCTGCAGACAG gagaTTGACCACGGCGAGGGCCACGCCACAGATGAGGAGAAGCTAGCCAGCACAGCAGgagtcagagcagacagagaTCACAATG AGACAGAACTGGGTGTGTCAGACAGATCAGAGGAGTCAGACTGCTGTTCTATG tatgaggacacctgcCAGCTGAAGAACGCCAAGCTGGGAGGAAGTGACACGGAGAAGAAGACAGGAAGTGAGGTTCTAGACTCAATTTGCATCAGCGAGGCAGAGAAGATGACTGTTCTCACCCTCATCAGAGGGGAG ATCATCACTAAGGAGATGGAGGCCAATGACTGGAGGAGGAAGTATGAGGACAGCAGACAGGAAGTCATGGAGATGAG AAAGATAGTGGCAGAGTATGAGAAGACCATCGCCCAGATGATTG aggaCGAACAGCGCAACACCATGAGCTCCCAGAAGTCTTTGCAGGCTGTAAGCATGGAGAAGGAGTCGGCACTAACAGACCTGAACTCAGTAGAGCGCTCGCTGTCCGATATGTTCCGCCGCTACGAGAACATGAAGAGCACCCTGGACGGCTTTAAGAAG AATGAGGAGGTGTTGAAGAAGTGTGCTCAGGAGTATCTGGCCAGAGTCaagcaggaggagcagagataCCAGACACTCAAACTCCACGCCGAGGAGAAACTAGACAA GGCTAATGAGGACATAGCCCAGGTACGCAGCAAGGCCAGCTCTGAGAGTGTTGCTCTGACCGCCAGCCTGAGGAAGGAGCAGATGAGGGTAGAGTCTCTGGAGAAAGCTCTGCAGCAAAAG ACCGAGGAGATCGAGGAGCTCACCAAGATCTGTGATGAGCTCATAGCAAAGATGGGcagaacagactga
- the LOC135532953 gene encoding transforming acidic coiled-coil-containing protein 1-like isoform X2, with amino-acid sequence MTSDPNGNINSHPNSLTPEMDRPEDSDRQSPRKSTGITTAEQVRFLCMTLNSCKVKKLDNQTPLQNTCRQEIDHGEGHATDEEKLASTAGVRADRDHNETELGVSDRSEESDCCSMYEDTCQLKNAKLGGSDTEKKTGSEVLDSICISEAEKMTVLTLIRGEIITKEMEANDWRRKYEDSRQEVMEMRKIVAEYEKTIAQMIEDEQRNTMSSQKSLQAVSMEKESALTDLNSVERSLSDMFRRYENMKSTLDGFKKNEEVLKKCAQEYLARVKQEEQRYQTLKLHAEEKLDKANEDIAQVRSKASSESVALTASLRKEQMRVESLEKALQQKTEEIEELTKICDELIAKMGRTD; translated from the exons ATGACCTCTGACCCCAATGGCAACATCAACTCTCACCCCAACAGCCTGACTCCTGAAATGGACAGACCAGAggactcagacagacagtcacctaGGAAGAGCACAGGCATCAC GACTGCTGAGCAGGTCCGTTTCCTCTGTATGACGCT GAACTCCTGTAAAGTGAAGAAGCTGGACAACCAGACTCCATTACAGAACACCTGCAGACAG gagaTTGACCACGGCGAGGGCCACGCCACAGATGAGGAGAAGCTAGCCAGCACAGCAGgagtcagagcagacagagaTCACAATG AGACAGAACTGGGTGTGTCAGACAGATCAGAGGAGTCAGACTGCTGTTCTATG tatgaggacacctgcCAGCTGAAGAACGCCAAGCTGGGAGGAAGTGACACGGAGAAGAAGACAGGAAGTGAGGTTCTAGACTCAATTTGCATCAGCGAGGCAGAGAAGATGACTGTTCTCACCCTCATCAGAGGGGAG ATCATCACTAAGGAGATGGAGGCCAATGACTGGAGGAGGAAGTATGAGGACAGCAGACAGGAAGTCATGGAGATGAG AAAGATAGTGGCAGAGTATGAGAAGACCATCGCCCAGATGATTG aggaCGAACAGCGCAACACCATGAGCTCCCAGAAGTCTTTGCAGGCTGTAAGCATGGAGAAGGAGTCGGCACTAACAGACCTGAACTCAGTAGAGCGCTCGCTGTCCGATATGTTCCGCCGCTACGAGAACATGAAGAGCACCCTGGACGGCTTTAAGAAG AATGAGGAGGTGTTGAAGAAGTGTGCTCAGGAGTATCTGGCCAGAGTCaagcaggaggagcagagataCCAGACACTCAAACTCCACGCCGAGGAGAAACTAGACAA GGCTAATGAGGACATAGCCCAGGTACGCAGCAAGGCCAGCTCTGAGAGTGTTGCTCTGACCGCCAGCCTGAGGAAGGAGCAGATGAGGGTAGAGTCTCTGGAGAAAGCTCTGCAGCAAAAG ACCGAGGAGATCGAGGAGCTCACCAAGATCTGTGATGAGCTCATAGCAAAGATGGGcagaacagactga